Genomic window (Jeotgalibacillus aurantiacus):
TTTAAACTTTTCATTTTATTGGTAGTGAATTGGGTTTTGTCATATAAACATTCTACATAGAGAAATAGAGAGAGAGGATTAACGCAATGAGAATTACGATTGATCTGGAAGTTATACACGTGAAGCCTAGGGCTAAGTCACATCTTTCAAACGTCATTCATTTTACTGATGCAGCCGGAAACCGTTTCATTTGGACAACTGCTGTTGATAAGGGACTTGTAAAAGGTGAAAAAGTCGAGGCCCAGATTAGTGTCAATGAAGAGCTGTACGATGAAGAAGGTAAGTATGTCCGCATCAGCCATGTTGCCATTTTGAAAAAGATCGAGCAATTAAAAGAGACGACCTATACAAGAAAGCCTTTCAGTATCATGGACCGTCCTGGCAAGAAGGAAGAAAAGAAGAAGACGGAAGATCATGAATTATTGAATGATATTGAGAAAACACTTGCCTTATTGCGAAAAAAATAATGAATTGATTGAGTATCTTTTTATAAAGATACTCTTTTTTTATGTGTTTAGGAAATCTGACTTCAATCTTTCTGCAATCCTTGCTAAAATGGGAATGATTGATTTGAATAACAATTCCATTTATAAAGGAGCCTCAATATGAGTAAAGTTCTCGTTTTTGGACACAAAAATCCTGATACAGATACGATCACCTCTGCAATCGCCTACGCTTATTTAAAGCAGCAGCTTGGTATGGATGCGGAAGCGGTACGTCTTGGTGAGATTAACGGTGAAACAGCTTTTGCGCTGGAGACATTTAAAACAGAACAGCCTAGACTGATTTCAAAAGCTTCAGAAGAAACGGGTCAGGTGATCCTTGTTGATCACAATGAACGTCAGCAAAGTGTTGAAGATATCAATGACGTACAGGTGCTTGAAGTCATTGATCATCACAGAATTGCAAACTTCGAAACGAGTGATCCGGTTTATTTCAGAGCAGAGCCGGTTGGATGTACAGCTACGATTCTATTGAAGTTGTATAAGGAAAATGGTGTTGAGATTCCAAAAGAAATTGCAGGGCTGATGCTTTCAGCGATTATTTCTGACTCACTGCTTTTCAAATCTCCTACCTGCACAGATCAGGACCGTAAAGCTGCGGAAGAACTGCAGTCGATTGCCGGAGTGAATACCGAAGAGTATGGTCTTGAAATGCTGAAAGCAGGAGCAGACCTGAGCGGTAAAACAGCGGATGAGCTTGTTTCTCTTGACGCAAAAGTCTTTGAAATGGGTGGACATGATGTTGAAATCGCACAGGTGAATGCCATTGACCCGAACGATATTCTTAGTCGTCAGGCTGAAATTGAAGAGGCGATGGACCGTGCAGTGGTAGATAAAAATCTTTCATTGTCGATCGTGGCGGTTACAGATATTTTAAACAGTGATTCCACCATTATTGTCCGTGGTGCTCACGCATCAAAAGCGGAAAAAGCATTTAAAGTAACGTTAGCAAACGGAACAGCATTGCTTAAAGGTGTTGTATCACGTAAGAAGCAGATCGTTCCTGTGCTGACAGACACATTTAACGAAGAAGCGTAAAATTTAAAAAGCGGGACGGACCTGAAACAGGGTCTGTCCTTTTTTGATGATGGAGAACGTGAGCTAAGAGTAGAGGTTTGTGAGGATAGAAGAGAAGTTTGTGAGGTTGAAAGGGAAGTTTGTGAGTTTCGGCGGCAGGTTCGTGAGCTTATCAGAAAGTTTGCCAGTTCAGTGAAAAAAGGACTATGCGATCAACACGACATCTACTCAAAAAACAATGCTTGCCCTCGACAAAACAGGGAATACAGACCAAAAGGAGGGAACATCATGAGAATTCCGGAACATTTAGCTGAACTGGGCCGTAAACGAATAGAAGGGTTTCCAGTCGAAGGGTTTGTGTATGGGGAGGGCCCTGAACATCCCGCCTTAATGCTGGTTGGAGAAGCACCTGGAGAGACTGAAATACATAATGGCATTCCCTTTAGCGGCAGAGCAGGTGCCGAACTGATGAAGTCTCTCGATTTTCTTGGATTAACGAGGGAACAGGTGTATATCACGAGCGCGGTCAGAAGCCGTCCTTATAAATGGGGTGAGAAGAGAACCAGAGATGGCGAAATCATCAAGCGGACTTATAATCGTACCCCAACTAAAAAAGAGATTCTGGCCCATGCGCCAATTCTTGATTATGAAATAAAGCATATTCAGTCGCCGATCATCGTGACACTCGGTAACATTGGTCTTCAGAGACTGGCCGGTAACGATAAAAAGGTAACGCAAATTCATGGACAGCTGATCGAACAGCCGGTGCAATATTTGCGGTCACTGGAGGACAAATCTTATCACTGGACAGACAGGTCATATAAAATCTTCCCGACCTTTCATCCGGCAGCTGTTTTTTACAATCGCAGTCTGGAAGAAAAGTTGATGGAGGATTTAAATACGTTAAAGAGAATAATAAAAAAGGGGTGATCAGATGGATAAAGAACAGCATAAAGCACTTGCTATACAACTATTTAATGCAGCCTGGGATTTAATAGACCAGTCTGAACGGACAGAGGATGAAACGCTGGAGATGATCAGACTTGCCCAAACTTCGAGATTTCACTGGGGAGAAGCGGGGACGCACGTCAACTGGTCAAGAGGAGACTGGCAGATTTCTCGTGCCTTTGCTGAGGCGGGAAATGGGGAACAGGCGCTGGTGTATGCCAGAGCAAATGAAAGGATATATCAGCAATACGGTCTTAATGATTTTGACGAGGCATTTGTGTATGAAGCTTTGGCACGGGCGTATTCGCTATTGAATCAACCTGAAGAAATGCTGCAGGCTAAACAAACGGCAGAAGCATTCGCGAATTCCTGTAAGAATCAAAAAGATACAGCTTATATTCTCGAACAGCTGGAAAGCATTAAGATTCAGTAAAAATTACATTTTGATCGTTTAATTCTTAATTATTGTGGTATATTACATCATAGTGAAATAAATAGTCCCTAAAAAGGGGAGTAGCGACCTTTACCGGTCAATGAATCGTCATTACGGCAGAGAAGACCTGCTCGGTTCATTGAGCTCTTTAGTTGATTAAGAGTACGCAAGACCTTTTTATGAGTGCTCTGCTTTACAGGCCGAGATCTCATAAAAAGGTCTTTTTTGTTTCCAATATCATGCAGAAATGATAGGTGTATTTTATTTCATAAAGGAGGAACTATTTTGGTTTTTGTATGGTTTATTCTTGCTGCAGCTGTTACGGTTTTTGCAGCAATTAAATTGTCGACTTATGCTGATGTCATCAGTACAAAAACAGCAATGGGCGGGCTTTTAGTAGGAACGCTTCTGCTGGCAGGGGCAACTTCGCTTCCGGAGGTAACGACGAGTTTATCTGCTGTCGTCATCGGTAATCCGGATATTGCAGTCGGAAACATGCTCGGTTCAAACTTATTTAATTTATTTATTATTGCGTGCTTTGACTTGTATTACAGACAGAGAAAACTGTTTTTAAATGCCAGTAATGATCATTTGTATACGGCTGGTCTTGGGCTTTTACTGACGATCATGGTTCTGATTTCACTTCTGCTGAAAATCGATGTTTCTGTATTTAATATCGGGCTTGATGCGTTAATCATTGCCATAGTCTATATTATTGGAATGGTCATTATCAGCAGACTTCCTAAAGCACCTGCTATTGAAGTGCCGGCAGAGCCTAAAGAGACAAAGGTTGATAAAAAATCTGCTGAATTTACGATGTCAGTGAAACATGCCGTAATAGGCTTTATTGTAGCGGCAATCGTCATTATGGGAGCGGGTACGGTTCTATCGATTATGGGTGATGAAATCGCAGTCGTGACAGGGCTTGGTTCAAGTTTTGTCGGAAGCTTCCTGATTGCAGCGACCACTTCATTACCTGAGGCCGTATCAGTTCTGGTAGCGCTTAGATTAAGAAACGTCAATCTTGCTCTTGGCTCTATTCTCGGAAGTAACATTTTCAATATGTTGATTCTTGCAGGATCAGACATTTTCTATCGTGAGGGAGCTATCATTTCTGCGGTATCCAACTCACATATTGTGACGGCTGTTGCGGTTACAATTCTGTCCATTGTGATTATGAGCTCCGTCCTGATGAAAAAAGCTGCTTCAACGTTTAAATACGTGCTGCCATCCCTGATTATTATTGTCGGATACTTCGTTTCATCGTATTTGATTTTTATTACGCAATAAAAAAACCGGCCTCATTCTTCTCTGAACAAGAGCAGAATGAGGCCGGCCTTTTTTATCATTGAAAATAATTTTATAAATATTCTTCATAGCGTTTTTCGAGGTAGTTTTGGAACACTGTCATGGCTGCGCAAATGGCCCAATAAATAAGAGCGACCATAATGTACATCGTCATGAAATCAAATTCCCGTCCACCAACAATACGGGCTTTCTGGAAAATCTCAGGCACAGTAATGATCGCAGCCAGTGATGTAGCCTTGATAATATCCAGCTGTACGTTGGCAAGCGGTGGTGTAGCGGTTCTGATTGATTGAGGCAAAATGATGCCAAACATTGTCTGCCAATAGCTCAGGCCAAGTGCTTTTGATGATTCCCATTGTCCTTTATCGACAGCTGACAGGGATGATCGTATAATTTCTGCGATATAAGCGGCGCTATTGATACTGAAAGCGATCAGCGCTGCCTGCAGGGCTGGAATCTGTACCCCAATAACAGGCATGCCGAAGTACAGTAAAAATAGGATGACCAGAATCGGGACACCACGCATAAATGAAATATACGTGCGTGCAGGCCATCTGAGAAATGAATACTTTGACGTTCTCGCTAAAGCAATAAAAAAACCGAGAACGAGACCGGCTGCCATACTGACGAGAGAAATGAGCATGGTATAACCAATACCGGAAATAACAAAAGGGAATGATTCCCATGCTAATTGTGGATCAAACAGTAAATCCCATCGAATATCGCCCATTGTCCCGCTCCTTTCAAATATTAATTTTCAAATTCAATATCCGGTTTTTGTGTAACATCTTCACCGGCGAAAAACTGTGCTGAGATTTCAGCGATTGTACCATCTTCAAGCATTTCATCAAGAACGCGGTTTACATTCTCAACCAGCTCTTCGTTTTCCGGATTCATCACCATGCCTACTTCGGAAGGGCTGTACTGAAGATTCGGATGAATCGTCAAACCAAGGTCAGGAAATGCTTCAAGCGCAAGTGTTTGCAAGTAATAGTCATTCAGGATAACGTCTGTATTTCCAACTGACACATCACGTAGATATTGTTCATTAGTCGCATTGTCGTAGATGACTTCTTCTGCTCCGTATTCACGGGCAAGGTCCATGTAAACGGATGTTGCAGCACCTGCCGCACGCTTGCCGGCAAGATCTTCAAACGTTTCGATGCCTGACAGGTCATCTTCACGAACGATCGCTGTTCCGTAAGAATACTTAATCGGTGTCGTAAATGCGAAATCCTCGGCGCGCTCCTCAGTGATCTCGATATCATTAGAGGCAAGATCAACCTGACCAGTATTAACGGCAGTCAGCATTCCGTCAAAACCGATTTCCTCCCATTCCACTTCAAGCTCAAGCCGCTCAGCCAGCTCTTTGACAACTTCTACTTCAAAGCCCGTCAGCTCTTCGGTTTCCTCGTCATAATAAGAAGTAGGATACAAAGTTCCTGACGTGGCAACCTTCAGTACACCTTCCTCCTGAATCGTATCCCATGCAGTCGCTGATTCATCTGAACCAGAAGAACCGCATGCTGTTAAAAGGACAACTGAAAGCATGCCAGCTGTCAAAGCCCGTTTTTTAAAAGGGTATTTTGCGTTCAAGATACATCCTCCTCAAATATTAATCCTTTAAAACCATAGCATTTCAGTAGGTTTTTCACAAGGAAAAGATATGCTCTCAAAGTGCTGGTAAATAAGGGTTTGTGAGTGAATAATCAGTCATTTCATCTCATCCTGAAATAGAGTAGGGGGTATAGAGCGGGTTTGTTCACTTGGACAATGAATAAGGACAGTCTAAAAAAGACAGCAGAGGTTAGAAAAGTGGGGTTTCGTCAGCAGATCAATTGGTATTCCAATGAAAAAACGGGCCCTCCATTTAGGAGAGACCCGGTTTAAGTTCAGTCTAACGGATAAACAACACCAATCTGCTTTCTGATTGCCTCCATCAGTTCAACAGTCAATAAAGATCGTTCGTGGGTGTTGACAGATGACTGAATCGTTCCGCTTTCGTATGTGCGGATAAATTCTTCCACTTCATACGCCATCGGAGGTTTGGATTGTGCTACTGAGAGATCCGTCACACCATCCTGCTTTGACATCAGGCTTACTTTTTCAGGAGAGCTGATATGGTCAATATGAAGAGCAGCTTTCTCACCGGAAATCTCGCTTGCAAGAAAACTGTCTGCAATTTTGGAGTAACTTAATGTGACATTCATTTCATCGTATGAAAGCAGCACCATACCCTGTCCATCGACACCTGTGGACAAATTCGTACTGATTGCATGTACTTCATTGGGTCTGCCGAATAATGTCACGATCGGATAAAGCGTATAGACGCCTAAGTCCATTAAAGATCCGTTTGCCAGATCCGGCTTGAAAGCGTTCAGTACTTCGCCCGCTTTAAATTTGTCGTACCTGGAAGAGTATTGCCCGTAATGAGCGCGCACCTGTCTGATGTCTCCAAGTAGGGGCAGTGATTCCTGGATCTTCTTAAAGTTTGGCATGACCGTTGATTTCATCGCTTCCATTAAAAGAACATTTTCTTTTCTTGATACGCTGATCATCTTTTCAGCCATCGCTTTTGTTGCAGTTAAAGGCTTTTCACATAAGACAGGAATACCGGACTCCATACATTCAATCGCCTGTTCATGATGCACCGCATTTGGTGTCGCCAGATAAACAGCATCAATCTCTCCACTGTGACACATGTCCGTGATCGACTCATAAGTATGTGTCAGATCATTTTTTTCTGCGAAATTTTTTGCGGTCTCGAGCTTTCTTGAACAAACAGCGGTAACACTTGCGCCATCCACTGTACGGGCAGCTTCTATAAATGACTCTGTAATCCAGTTTGTCCCGATTACGCCGAATCTCATCATTGATCATCCTTTCTATGTACACCTGTTGAACAGTTTACATGGTAAACTCCGTCAAAAACAACATTTACATGCGTCAAAAGGGTGTGATGAGGGTATAGAAAGAGAATAATACTTTGGTGAAACCTGTTCGCCATTTGTGCGTAAGAATACTACACCAGGACTAAAGGGAGATTGCGATGGAACCATTTATTTCTAATCATCAATTTAATATAATCAAACACCAGATTGCCGGCATGCAGCGCCAGGTCATTGGCACAACGGATCAGGGTGTCCGCACGGCTGTAAAAGAGATAGCAGAGGCAAAAGTGATCGAGAGTTTTGACAATCTCACTTCAGAACAGGAAGACGTGCTTTCAGCTATTTCCTCGCTTGGCACAGAGGAAGAACGTAACGCATTTTTATTATCACTGCTACCTTACAGAGAATCCTTTCCGGCGATCACACCGGCGGATTTGCGTGGCCTTTTTCCAAAAGTGAAGAAGCTCAGTATCCCTGACCTGAATGCGATTGATTTCAAAGCACTTACGTATCTCGGTTGGAAAGACATTGGTCAGGATAAACAATATTTTGTCTATCCCATAAATGGGAAATTAACCGGCATACAGGGCAGATATGTCATTTCTGCAAAGAAAGGTCTATGTCATTTTTGTGGGCGCTTTGGAGATGTTGCATTTACGAGCATTCAGACGAAAGCCGGTCAGCAGGATCCATACAAAGCATTTGGCCATTACATTTGCTACGACAGTAAAGAATGCAATCAATCTATACAAAATACGGAATCACTCGAAGGTTTTTTACGCCAGGTAGTGAAAATGTAATTGAGGTGACCATTCATGAAGGTGGAAGATCAAATCAAATCTTTTGTAGCGATTTATGAACAACTTCGAAAAAAATACCGTTGGCGGGCAAACAATCAGTCATTAATCATGATTGCCGGGCAGCTTGCAGCGCACGAAAAACCTTTTCAGCTCAATGAATTTATCCGTCTCGTTGACTTCATAAAGGACGAATCAAGTGCATTTTCCTACGTACAGTCAACGGATTTAAGATTTATGCTGGCGGGTCTGCTGTGGGCTGAGTATGAAGATCCTCAAAGTGCCTATCCTGACATGATGCAAATCTATGAAAAACTGATCGAAGGTGGCTTTAAAAGGAGTCCACACGCCTACATTGCTGCCTATGCTCTGTTCAGTTCTTTAAAAGATGGGGATGATGCTGATGCGCATGTAGAACGATCCATCAATATGTATAAAGGAATTAAAGAAAAGCATTTTTTCCTGACCTCACACGAAGATTATCCGCTCTCTGTGTTGCTTGCTGAGGAGGAGGGAGAGCAGGAAGAACTTCTCGATGATATGTCTTATTATTACGACCAGCTTCACATCGTACTGGCAAAGGGCAATAACAGACAATTCCTGTCTCAAATTCTTACTTACGGGCGTCAGGATAATCGCCAGCTGCTCGTGCAGAACACGGTTACCTGGCTTGATGACCTGAGACAGAATAAGATGAAGCTCCGCGGGAACCATTTGCCGGTGGTGGGCGTTTTAGCATTGGCTGGGAGACCGTCTGATCTGCTGCCGGACGTGAAAGATGTTTTTGAAACTCTGGTCAGCCATAAGCAATTCAAGTGGCATCGGGATCTATGCTTCATGGTTGCCGTGCGCTTTGTTGTACAGAAGCAGGCGGAGGAAAACCGCTTTTTGGATGTCGGTCTGGCAACGACGATTGAATCCATTTTACAGGCACAACAGGCAGCGACCTTTGCTGCGATTTCAGCATCCGCAGCAGCTGCAGCAAGTTCATCAAGCGATTAAATACAGAGACGGGGAACCAATATGAGACTGATTTGTTTGCAGCACGTCTGGTATGATGATGCAGGCTTTTTGGAAGAGTGGGTAAAAGTATGGGGGTGCAGTCTTCATTATTTTGATGCGAAAAAGCCTGTAAACTACCCGGAGCTCGAAGATGAGGATGTACTCGTTGTCCTTGGCGGTCCGATGAGTGTGTTGGACCTGCCCGATACTGAATGGATGCAGAAGGAAGTGGCTTATATTGAAAAAGCACTTCAGCACGGGCATAAGGTGATCGGAATTTGCCTCGGTTCTCAGCTGCTTGCCCACATTTACGGCACAGAAGTTCATACGCTTCCCAAGTATGAAATGGGGTGGGCTGAGATTAACTGGGACCACGGCTTTTTGGAGGATTTTGATGTGGAGGACATGGACATCCCGATGTTTCACTGGCATAGCGATCTGTATGAGCTTCCAGAAGGTACAAAACCGCTTGGCAAAACGGATCTGACACCTGTTCAGGGATTTTATACAGATCAGGTACTGGCGTTTCAATTTCACCCTGAAATGACAGTGAAAGGGATTCAACAGCTCATTGACCATGATCATCAGGAGATTGAATTGAGAGATACCTCCGTTGAAATCGAAGAACCACGTGCCGATCCAGGTTACGTAGAACAAAGCCATAACCGTTTCCAACCGATACTCGAAAAATTTCTCGGCGTATCCGGTGAAAAAAAGATTGATTAGGGGTAGACATCTTTTTGAATTGTGTATACAATAAGAATGAGATTCATTCTCAACTAAACATAAACGAATCGTCGCTGATTCTTAACACAACTTCTGCTGCAAAGTTTCGATTCGCACCGTCACTTTGCTGCCAGGAAGAATAAAAGCGACACCCCCTCTATTGAGCCGGAGCCTGCCGACACACAGGCTCCGGCTATATTTGTGACTAAAAAAGCGGAGGCGGGCGTTTAGGGACGTATTCGAGTTATTTAACTACTCTTTCGGGTTATTTGACCACTCTTTACATTTATTTGACCACTTTCGATTGTTATTTAACTACTCTCAGCCCTTATTTAACCACTCTCACAAAATATCCCGGCGCAGGCCGGGGGCTCTTGAAGATTTTGAGTAATCTAGCTTGATCCTGCGTCCAGGTACAGGATTGCGAGCGGCCATTCCCATTGATTAGACAACTTTTTGCTGGTATTTGACAACTCTTTTGCATTATTTGACCACTTCATCTGTTTATTTGACAACTCTTATTCGTTATTTAACCACTCTCAAAAAAGTGATCCTGTAGAGACTACGAATGAGCTTGAGCTTCTCCTTTTTATCATCTTTCCCTTGCTTCTTCCAGCAAAATAAGGTAGTCTATACAACAACATTAATTTTTCTGACAATTTCATATCTTATCGAGAGAGGTTGAGGGACTGGCCCTTTGACGCCTCAGCAACCAGCTATTTATAGCCCGGTGCTAATGCCAGCAGGCGTATGCCTGAATGATAAGAGGACCTTACACGTAAAGAACCTTCTCTTATCATAGATTAGGTTCTTTTTTATTGACCAAAAACATAAAGATTGAATCCCGGTTTGAAAGGAATGAGGAAGATGAGTTATTTCCCGGAAACAGAGCTTGCACAGCTTGGTAATCGCAGTGAGAAAGATACAGGTACGGTGAATCCACCGATTTACTTGTCGACGGCTTACCGTCACAGTGGACTTGGCGAATCAACAGGATACGACTATACGAGAACAAAAAATCCTACGAGAGCCATTTTGGAGGAAGGAATTGCCCGGCTGGAAAAAGGGGATGCCGGATTCGCGACGAGCTCTGGCATGGCTGC
Coding sequences:
- a CDS encoding manganese-dependent inorganic pyrophosphatase, with translation MSKVLVFGHKNPDTDTITSAIAYAYLKQQLGMDAEAVRLGEINGETAFALETFKTEQPRLISKASEETGQVILVDHNERQQSVEDINDVQVLEVIDHHRIANFETSDPVYFRAEPVGCTATILLKLYKENGVEIPKEIAGLMLSAIISDSLLFKSPTCTDQDRKAAEELQSIAGVNTEEYGLEMLKAGADLSGKTADELVSLDAKVFEMGGHDVEIAQVNAIDPNDILSRQAEIEEAMDRAVVDKNLSLSIVAVTDILNSDSTIIVRGAHASKAEKAFKVTLANGTALLKGVVSRKKQIVPVLTDTFNEEA
- a CDS encoding uracil-DNA glycosylase — encoded protein: MRIPEHLAELGRKRIEGFPVEGFVYGEGPEHPALMLVGEAPGETEIHNGIPFSGRAGAELMKSLDFLGLTREQVYITSAVRSRPYKWGEKRTRDGEIIKRTYNRTPTKKEILAHAPILDYEIKHIQSPIIVTLGNIGLQRLAGNDKKVTQIHGQLIEQPVQYLRSLEDKSYHWTDRSYKIFPTFHPAAVFYNRSLEEKLMEDLNTLKRIIKKG
- a CDS encoding sodium:calcium antiporter → MVFVWFILAAAVTVFAAIKLSTYADVISTKTAMGGLLVGTLLLAGATSLPEVTTSLSAVVIGNPDIAVGNMLGSNLFNLFIIACFDLYYRQRKLFLNASNDHLYTAGLGLLLTIMVLISLLLKIDVSVFNIGLDALIIAIVYIIGMVIISRLPKAPAIEVPAEPKETKVDKKSAEFTMSVKHAVIGFIVAAIVIMGAGTVLSIMGDEIAVVTGLGSSFVGSFLIAATTSLPEAVSVLVALRLRNVNLALGSILGSNIFNMLILAGSDIFYREGAIISAVSNSHIVTAVAVTILSIVIMSSVLMKKAASTFKYVLPSLIIIVGYFVSSYLIFITQ
- a CDS encoding amino acid ABC transporter permease, with the translated sequence MGDIRWDLLFDPQLAWESFPFVISGIGYTMLISLVSMAAGLVLGFFIALARTSKYSFLRWPARTYISFMRGVPILVILFLLYFGMPVIGVQIPALQAALIAFSINSAAYIAEIIRSSLSAVDKGQWESSKALGLSYWQTMFGIILPQSIRTATPPLANVQLDIIKATSLAAIITVPEIFQKARIVGGREFDFMTMYIMVALIYWAICAAMTVFQNYLEKRYEEYL
- a CDS encoding transporter substrate-binding domain-containing protein codes for the protein MLSVVLLTACGSSGSDESATAWDTIQEEGVLKVATSGTLYPTSYYDEETEELTGFEVEVVKELAERLELEVEWEEIGFDGMLTAVNTGQVDLASNDIEITEERAEDFAFTTPIKYSYGTAIVREDDLSGIETFEDLAGKRAAGAATSVYMDLAREYGAEEVIYDNATNEQYLRDVSVGNTDVILNDYYLQTLALEAFPDLGLTIHPNLQYSPSEVGMVMNPENEELVENVNRVLDEMLEDGTIAEISAQFFAGEDVTQKPDIEFEN
- a CDS encoding Gfo/Idh/MocA family protein, with the protein product MRFGVIGTNWITESFIEAARTVDGASVTAVCSRKLETAKNFAEKNDLTHTYESITDMCHSGEIDAVYLATPNAVHHEQAIECMESGIPVLCEKPLTATKAMAEKMISVSRKENVLLMEAMKSTVMPNFKKIQESLPLLGDIRQVRAHYGQYSSRYDKFKAGEVLNAFKPDLANGSLMDLGVYTLYPIVTLFGRPNEVHAISTNLSTGVDGQGMVLLSYDEMNVTLSYSKIADSFLASEISGEKAALHIDHISSPEKVSLMSKQDGVTDLSVAQSKPPMAYEVEEFIRTYESGTIQSSVNTHERSLLTVELMEAIRKQIGVVYPLD
- a CDS encoding FusB/FusC family EF-G-binding protein, with the translated sequence MEPFISNHQFNIIKHQIAGMQRQVIGTTDQGVRTAVKEIAEAKVIESFDNLTSEQEDVLSAISSLGTEEERNAFLLSLLPYRESFPAITPADLRGLFPKVKKLSIPDLNAIDFKALTYLGWKDIGQDKQYFVYPINGKLTGIQGRYVISAKKGLCHFCGRFGDVAFTSIQTKAGQQDPYKAFGHYICYDSKECNQSIQNTESLEGFLRQVVKM
- a CDS encoding DUF4003 family protein, whose protein sequence is MKVEDQIKSFVAIYEQLRKKYRWRANNQSLIMIAGQLAAHEKPFQLNEFIRLVDFIKDESSAFSYVQSTDLRFMLAGLLWAEYEDPQSAYPDMMQIYEKLIEGGFKRSPHAYIAAYALFSSLKDGDDADAHVERSINMYKGIKEKHFFLTSHEDYPLSVLLAEEEGEQEELLDDMSYYYDQLHIVLAKGNNRQFLSQILTYGRQDNRQLLVQNTVTWLDDLRQNKMKLRGNHLPVVGVLALAGRPSDLLPDVKDVFETLVSHKQFKWHRDLCFMVAVRFVVQKQAEENRFLDVGLATTIESILQAQQAATFAAISASAAAAASSSSD
- a CDS encoding type 1 glutamine amidotransferase, with translation MRLICLQHVWYDDAGFLEEWVKVWGCSLHYFDAKKPVNYPELEDEDVLVVLGGPMSVLDLPDTEWMQKEVAYIEKALQHGHKVIGICLGSQLLAHIYGTEVHTLPKYEMGWAEINWDHGFLEDFDVEDMDIPMFHWHSDLYELPEGTKPLGKTDLTPVQGFYTDQVLAFQFHPEMTVKGIQQLIDHDHQEIELRDTSVEIEEPRADPGYVEQSHNRFQPILEKFLGVSGEKKID